A part of Aurantimicrobium sp. MWH-Uga1 genomic DNA contains:
- a CDS encoding alpha/beta hydrolase, which yields MPTLVAAYGPAIIGGVAVVLGLSAARRIAPGSAYDAFLTQFEKRVPDQGQVLSSPLVVTATAHLVSGTDDFVAGVVGLPKPSRDGIFSGEDAVATGVIAGLGLVGARTLQETPVRVSAISQFTASAPQGYHDVISRIPRAEDGAEQIRIEHYETGYVVYLGGTIDAGVEPGNEPWDMTSNMHSIAELDSGSYRAAVMAMKEAGITASDNVILVGHSQGGLIAAQLAASGEYRVSDVVTVGAPLHHIVVPEDIHVVSVEHSEDVIPSLSGVAAPVAVATHLTVKRSLYSGTSAPRDQVLPAHNLSRYIETGAVMDRSSDTKLDAQHQRLSRQMQGTATVTTFRGDRVQ from the coding sequence ATGCCCACTCTGGTCGCAGCCTATGGCCCCGCCATCATTGGCGGCGTTGCCGTCGTGTTGGGGCTTTCTGCAGCGCGACGCATTGCACCTGGAAGTGCCTATGACGCATTTCTGACACAGTTCGAGAAGAGAGTGCCAGACCAAGGGCAAGTGTTGAGTTCTCCGTTAGTCGTGACGGCAACGGCGCATCTTGTTTCGGGAACTGATGATTTTGTGGCAGGAGTAGTGGGGCTGCCCAAACCATCTCGTGATGGCATCTTCTCCGGAGAAGATGCTGTAGCCACAGGAGTAATTGCGGGTTTAGGTCTGGTTGGTGCACGCACTCTGCAAGAGACTCCTGTTCGGGTCAGCGCGATCTCCCAATTCACTGCGTCAGCACCACAGGGATATCACGACGTTATTTCACGAATACCTCGTGCAGAAGATGGTGCAGAACAAATTCGCATCGAACACTACGAAACTGGCTATGTGGTGTATCTCGGCGGAACTATTGATGCCGGTGTTGAACCAGGCAATGAACCGTGGGATATGACGAGCAATATGCATTCGATAGCGGAGCTAGATTCGGGAAGCTATCGTGCCGCTGTGATGGCCATGAAGGAAGCTGGCATCACTGCAAGCGACAATGTCATTCTTGTCGGCCACTCTCAAGGTGGATTAATTGCAGCGCAGCTCGCAGCGTCAGGGGAGTATCGGGTCAGTGATGTGGTGACGGTGGGAGCTCCGCTTCATCACATCGTGGTTCCCGAAGACATCCATGTTGTGTCTGTAGAACACAGCGAAGACGTCATTCCATCCCTCAGTGGTGTGGCGGCACCCGTGGCGGTGGCCACACATCTCACCGTCAAACGGTCTCTGTATTCCGGTACGAGTGCTCCCAGGGATCAGGTTTTACCTGCTCACAACCTTTCTCGTTACATCGAGACAGGTGCGGTTATGGATCGCAGTAGTGACACCAAACTCGATGCACAACACCAACGCTTATCCAGGCAAATGCAGGGAACAGCAACGGTCACCACATTTCGTGGTGACCGTGTGCAGTGA
- a CDS encoding phage holin family protein produces the protein MKSFSLSVVINAIALWLTTVLLPENLWIIPRDQQAIGHILTLAFVAIVFGLVNGTVGRVLRFLAFPLFILTLGFMALVVNGLMLMFAAWLTQVFGFGYGLEVAGFWAGFWAALVLSIISWLLGLILRPAANA, from the coding sequence ATGAAGTCTTTTTCTCTTTCTGTTGTCATCAACGCCATTGCGCTCTGGTTGACCACCGTATTGCTTCCTGAGAACCTCTGGATTATTCCTCGCGATCAGCAAGCTATTGGTCACATTCTCACTTTGGCTTTTGTTGCCATCGTTTTTGGTCTTGTCAACGGAACCGTGGGTCGTGTGCTGCGGTTCTTGGCATTCCCCCTGTTTATCTTGACTTTGGGATTCATGGCTCTTGTTGTCAACGGCCTGATGCTCATGTTTGCTGCGTGGCTAACTCAGGTCTTCGGATTTGGTTACGGTCTTGAAGTGGCGGGCTTCTGGGCAGGCTTCTGGGCAGCTCTGGTGCTCTCGATTATCAGCTGGCTGCTCGGACTGATTTTGCGTCCGGCAGCGAACGCCTAA
- a CDS encoding thiamine pyrophosphate-dependent dehydrogenase E1 component subunit alpha, with translation MADETLDPMVQFLTPEGNFAPSESAEEFLPYFQRLTEADHRKFYRDMVVIRRFDTEATNLQRQGQLALWVPSHGQEGAQVGSAHATKDQDHIFPAYREHAIGMIRGIDVLDIIRVLRGLTHGGWDPTNPAYKNFHIYTLVIGSQALHATGYGMGINFDGATNTGNPDTDQAVIVYFGDGATSQGDVSEALVFAASYQTPQVFFVQNNHWAISVPVSTQARVPLYKRGEGFGIPGVQVDGNDVFASYAVTAKQLDDARNGKGPSLIEAHTYRIGAHTSSDDPTKYRTDAELDSWIARDPISRMEAFLRNAGAPQSFFDEVHNEAADFASDIRRRTIELPNPEPASMFNHVYSDPHPVTAEQSAWLAAYEASFDEQGGGH, from the coding sequence ATGGCCGATGAGACTTTAGATCCCATGGTGCAGTTCCTCACGCCCGAAGGTAACTTTGCTCCCAGCGAGAGCGCTGAAGAGTTTCTTCCCTACTTTCAGCGACTAACTGAGGCTGATCACCGCAAGTTCTACCGCGACATGGTTGTGATTCGTCGCTTCGACACCGAAGCAACCAACCTACAACGTCAAGGGCAGCTTGCACTCTGGGTTCCTAGCCACGGCCAAGAGGGGGCACAAGTTGGTTCTGCACACGCAACGAAAGACCAAGACCACATCTTCCCTGCCTACCGCGAGCATGCCATTGGGATGATTCGTGGCATAGATGTCTTAGACATCATCCGTGTTCTTCGCGGATTAACCCACGGCGGATGGGATCCCACCAACCCTGCCTACAAAAACTTCCACATCTATACCCTCGTGATTGGGTCTCAGGCACTTCATGCCACCGGGTATGGAATGGGCATCAACTTCGATGGCGCCACTAACACCGGAAACCCTGACACCGACCAGGCGGTTATTGTCTACTTCGGTGACGGGGCAACAAGCCAGGGAGATGTCAGCGAGGCCCTTGTCTTCGCAGCGAGCTACCAAACCCCTCAGGTGTTCTTTGTGCAAAATAATCACTGGGCTATCTCGGTCCCCGTCAGCACACAAGCACGTGTTCCGCTCTACAAGCGCGGTGAGGGATTCGGCATTCCCGGTGTTCAGGTGGACGGTAATGACGTCTTTGCTAGCTATGCGGTCACCGCCAAGCAACTCGATGATGCACGAAACGGAAAAGGCCCAAGCCTTATCGAGGCACACACCTACCGCATCGGCGCACACACCTCCAGCGATGATCCCACCAAGTACCGCACTGATGCGGAACTGGACTCCTGGATTGCCCGCGATCCCATCAGCCGCATGGAAGCATTCTTGCGCAACGCTGGTGCACCCCAGTCCTTCTTTGACGAAGTGCACAACGAGGCGGCAGACTTTGCCAGCGATATTCGCCGCCGCACCATTGAGCTTCCTAACCCGGAGCCTGCCAGCATGTTCAACCATGTTTACAGTGACCCACACCCGGTCACTGCAGAGCAGAGCGCGTGGCTGGCCGCCTATGAAGCATCCTTCGACGAGCAGGGAGGTGGTCACTAG
- a CDS encoding alpha-ketoacid dehydrogenase subunit beta, giving the protein MAIENLPLGKAINLGLRQAMLNDPKVIMMGEDIGTLGGVFRVTEGLKQEFGANRVLDTPLAESGIVGTAIGLAMRGYRPVVEIQFNGFVYPAFDQITSQLAKLTNRHEGAMQFPVVIRIPYGGHIGAVEHHQESNEAYFLHTAGLRVVSPSNPHDAYWMIQESIQSNDPVIFFEPMSRYWPKADVDTSASNFPLHASRVVRQGTDVTVVGHGAMVSVLLQAAEVAAQEGMSLEVIDLRSLSPIDYSPVLESVRKTGRCVIAQEAPGNVSLASEVAATITEKAFYSLEAPVLRVTGFDTPFPPAKLEAIYLPDSDRVLDAVDRVLSY; this is encoded by the coding sequence GTGGCTATAGAAAACCTTCCGCTTGGAAAGGCCATCAACCTGGGTCTGCGTCAGGCCATGCTCAATGACCCCAAAGTCATCATGATGGGTGAGGACATTGGAACTCTCGGTGGTGTCTTCCGAGTGACCGAAGGCCTCAAACAAGAATTCGGCGCCAACCGTGTGCTGGACACCCCGCTTGCAGAATCCGGAATCGTGGGCACAGCCATTGGTTTGGCTATGCGTGGCTACCGCCCCGTTGTTGAGATTCAGTTCAACGGTTTTGTCTACCCCGCATTCGATCAAATCACCAGCCAGCTTGCGAAACTCACCAACCGTCACGAGGGAGCCATGCAATTCCCGGTCGTGATTCGTATTCCCTACGGCGGTCACATTGGTGCAGTGGAGCACCACCAAGAAAGCAATGAAGCGTACTTCTTGCACACCGCTGGTTTGCGCGTGGTCAGCCCCAGCAATCCTCACGATGCCTATTGGATGATCCAAGAATCCATCCAGTCCAATGATCCAGTGATCTTCTTTGAGCCCATGAGTCGCTACTGGCCCAAGGCAGATGTCGACACCTCCGCATCGAACTTCCCGCTGCATGCATCACGAGTCGTGCGCCAAGGAACCGACGTGACTGTTGTCGGTCATGGAGCCATGGTCAGTGTTCTGCTGCAAGCAGCAGAAGTCGCTGCCCAAGAAGGCATGAGCTTGGAAGTAATTGACCTGCGTTCACTCTCACCGATTGATTACTCGCCCGTTTTGGAATCTGTTCGCAAGACCGGTCGTTGCGTGATTGCTCAGGAAGCTCCCGGCAATGTGAGCCTGGCTTCGGAGGTAGCCGCAACAATTACCGAGAAGGCCTTCTACTCTCTTGAAGCACCTGTGTTGCGTGTGACAGGATTCGACACCCCCTTCCCTCCAGCAAAGCTCGAGGCCATCTACCTACCCGACTCGGACCGCGTCCTTGACGCAGTCGACCGAGTGCTGAGTTACTAG
- a CDS encoding dihydrolipoamide acetyltransferase family protein has translation MTVSKFYLPDVGEGLTEAEIVSWKVKPGDSVAINDILVEIETAKSLVELPSPYEGQVSELLAQEGETVEVGTAIITISSAGDSMLTAPTPTLAQAAMANEVFVTADSEMDGAKDAKDEASGSVLVGYGVGGHAATRRRRGGNATAPTPPAAPAVVTSTPQAVAPTPVAKRPASLPVTEAVPVIAKPPIRKLAKDLDVNLAEVQATGIAGEITRDDVIRHASQASVFRNIQTPEWPEEREERIPVKGVRKAIATAMVQSAFTAPHVSVFVDVDATRTMEFVKRLKNSPDFAGVKVSPLLILAKAIIWAVRRNPTVNSTWTDKEIIVHRYVNLGVAAATPRGLIVPNVKDSQEMSLLELAQALEKLTLDARDGKTSPADMAGGTITVTNIGVFGMDTGTPILNPGEVGILALGTIKQKPWVVDGEVRPRFVTTLGASFDHRVVDGDVASRFLADVASVVEEPALLLD, from the coding sequence ATGACGGTATCTAAGTTCTATCTTCCCGACGTTGGTGAAGGTCTCACTGAGGCAGAAATTGTTTCCTGGAAGGTCAAGCCTGGCGACTCGGTCGCCATCAACGACATCCTGGTTGAGATTGAGACGGCAAAGTCTCTCGTTGAGCTGCCCAGCCCCTATGAGGGTCAGGTCAGTGAACTTCTTGCCCAAGAGGGTGAAACTGTCGAGGTGGGAACTGCCATCATCACTATCTCTTCAGCTGGCGACTCTATGTTGACCGCCCCCACTCCTACCCTCGCTCAGGCAGCCATGGCGAACGAAGTGTTCGTCACCGCTGACAGCGAGATGGATGGCGCCAAGGACGCTAAAGACGAAGCCTCAGGAAGTGTTCTCGTTGGCTATGGCGTTGGCGGCCACGCCGCTACCCGTCGTCGTCGCGGCGGTAACGCTACAGCTCCCACCCCGCCTGCAGCACCTGCCGTAGTGACTTCGACCCCACAAGCAGTTGCTCCTACTCCCGTGGCTAAACGCCCAGCATCACTGCCTGTGACAGAAGCAGTGCCTGTCATTGCCAAGCCCCCTATTCGCAAGCTGGCTAAGGACTTAGACGTGAACCTCGCTGAAGTTCAGGCAACCGGTATCGCCGGAGAGATCACTCGTGATGACGTGATTCGCCACGCCTCACAAGCATCTGTTTTCCGCAACATTCAAACTCCTGAATGGCCTGAAGAGCGAGAAGAACGCATCCCCGTTAAGGGCGTGCGCAAGGCCATCGCGACGGCGATGGTGCAAAGCGCATTCACAGCCCCACACGTGTCTGTTTTCGTGGACGTTGATGCGACCCGCACCATGGAGTTCGTCAAGCGACTCAAGAACTCTCCTGACTTTGCTGGTGTGAAGGTGTCGCCACTGCTGATTCTGGCCAAGGCCATCATCTGGGCAGTGCGACGCAACCCCACCGTGAACTCCACCTGGACGGACAAAGAGATCATTGTTCATCGCTATGTGAACTTAGGTGTTGCCGCAGCAACACCTCGCGGTCTCATTGTTCCGAACGTCAAAGACTCTCAAGAGATGAGCCTGCTTGAGCTCGCTCAAGCTCTCGAGAAGCTCACTCTGGATGCTCGTGACGGAAAGACCTCGCCAGCTGACATGGCTGGTGGAACAATCACCGTGACCAACATCGGTGTGTTCGGCATGGACACCGGAACACCCATCTTGAACCCCGGTGAAGTGGGCATCTTGGCCCTCGGAACAATTAAGCAAAAGCCCTGGGTTGTCGACGGTGAGGTTCGTCCACGTTTCGTCACCACCTTGGGTGCTAGCTTTGACCACCGCGTCGTTGATGGTGATGTGGCAAGCCGCTTCTTGGCGGACGTGGCCAGCGTGGTTGAAGAGCCCGCGTTGCTGCTCGACTAG
- a CDS encoding LysE family translocator: MPPIENLIAFTIAALVIILIPGPSVMFAVGRSLALGKGAGVLTVVGNAIGTSVWLIAVVLGLGAIVASSEFLFYGIKYLGAAYLAYLGIQAFRHRKDHGFDIDASGPQQSKLKTLREGFLVGISNPKTMVFFTAVLPGFVDVKQGNVMLQLLILGLIFEVIGVLSDSMYAIGAGLARDWFAKDPKRLAIVQGTGGILIIGLAIWVAFFDSL, translated from the coding sequence ATGCCCCCTATTGAGAACCTGATTGCGTTCACCATTGCGGCGCTGGTGATCATTTTGATCCCCGGCCCCTCGGTGATGTTCGCGGTCGGGCGCTCTCTTGCCCTGGGCAAGGGCGCCGGTGTTCTCACGGTTGTCGGTAATGCGATTGGCACCTCAGTTTGGTTGATTGCAGTGGTTTTGGGCTTGGGCGCAATTGTGGCCAGTTCAGAGTTTCTGTTCTATGGCATCAAGTACCTAGGGGCGGCTTATCTTGCTTACCTGGGTATTCAAGCTTTCCGTCACCGCAAAGACCACGGTTTCGATATTGATGCCAGTGGCCCCCAGCAATCCAAACTCAAAACACTGCGTGAAGGATTCTTGGTGGGAATAAGTAACCCCAAGACCATGGTGTTCTTTACCGCTGTACTGCCTGGCTTCGTTGACGTGAAGCAGGGCAACGTGATGTTGCAGTTGTTGATTCTCGGATTGATCTTCGAAGTTATTGGGGTGCTCAGTGACTCGATGTATGCAATTGGTGCGGGGTTAGCTCGCGATTGGTTTGCCAAAGACCCCAAGCGTTTGGCGATTGTTCAAGGCACCGGTGGCATCCTGATTATCGGCTTGGCCATCTGGGTGGCCTTCTTCGACTCTCTCTAG
- a CDS encoding NAD(P)/FAD-dependent oxidoreductase gives MSNEAYDVVIVGGGHNGLTAAAYLAKTGRSVLVLERSDHLGGAAISAEAFDGIDARLSRYSYLVSLLPQKIIDDLGLDVKLIRRRYSSYTPVPGNPEVGLLVDNQDASATASSFSRIGETEDAAGFEKFYAKTIELAKALWPTVTEPLVTRSEAKQLLGNDAVWDEFIERPLGEVIERDIQGEVARGVAYTDGIIGTFSNPHDASLDQNRCFLYHVIGGTTGDWDVPVGGMGAVSGEIARAAREAGASLLTEAEVTAIAPAQSMGDLSSVFYTKDGRAHEVSTPWVLANVSPWVLAQLLGEELAPEKRPEGAQVKVNLLLKRLPKLADPTVTPEQAFGGTFHINETYGQLQKAFEEAAAGNIPSTMPCEIYCHSLSDPSILGPELRSSGAQTLTVFGIHAPHSLVNRQNNDAVRAQLQEAVLRSLNSVLAEPIEDVLMRDANGELCVETKTTLDLEDALNMTGGNIFHGLLSWPWVENGDDLSTPAKRWGVATEYPGVLLCGSGARRGGAVSGIGGHNAAMAVLESS, from the coding sequence ATGAGCAATGAAGCCTACGACGTCGTTATCGTTGGCGGGGGTCACAACGGCCTGACCGCTGCCGCCTATTTAGCTAAGACCGGACGGTCTGTTCTTGTGCTGGAGCGAAGTGACCACCTTGGGGGTGCTGCAATTTCAGCTGAAGCTTTTGACGGCATTGATGCTCGTCTGTCCCGCTACAGCTACCTTGTCAGCCTCTTGCCCCAGAAGATCATTGATGACCTCGGGTTAGACGTGAAACTGATTCGCCGTCGATACTCGTCCTACACTCCAGTTCCTGGAAACCCCGAAGTCGGTCTCCTTGTCGACAACCAAGATGCTTCCGCAACTGCATCCTCGTTCTCGCGCATAGGGGAAACAGAAGATGCTGCCGGCTTTGAGAAGTTCTATGCCAAGACCATCGAGCTAGCAAAGGCCCTATGGCCAACAGTGACTGAGCCTCTCGTCACACGCTCAGAAGCTAAGCAGCTTCTGGGAAACGATGCTGTGTGGGATGAATTTATTGAGCGCCCTCTCGGTGAGGTCATTGAACGCGACATCCAGGGTGAGGTTGCCCGTGGCGTTGCCTACACCGACGGCATTATCGGCACCTTCTCCAACCCCCACGATGCGAGCCTGGACCAAAACCGCTGCTTCCTGTACCACGTGATTGGAGGCACCACCGGCGACTGGGATGTCCCCGTAGGTGGCATGGGTGCCGTCTCCGGTGAAATTGCTCGCGCCGCACGCGAGGCAGGTGCATCCTTGCTTACCGAAGCCGAAGTAACAGCTATTGCTCCAGCTCAATCAATGGGTGACCTCAGTTCTGTGTTTTACACCAAAGATGGTCGGGCACACGAAGTCAGCACTCCCTGGGTTCTCGCTAACGTTTCTCCGTGGGTTCTTGCTCAGTTGCTCGGCGAAGAACTGGCACCTGAGAAGCGCCCGGAGGGCGCTCAAGTTAAAGTTAATTTGTTGCTCAAGCGACTGCCCAAGTTGGCCGATCCCACCGTCACACCCGAGCAGGCATTTGGTGGAACCTTTCACATCAACGAAACTTACGGTCAGTTGCAGAAAGCTTTCGAAGAAGCCGCTGCAGGTAATATCCCGTCAACGATGCCGTGTGAAATTTATTGCCACTCGCTCAGTGATCCCAGCATCTTGGGGCCAGAGCTGCGTTCTTCCGGCGCACAGACACTGACGGTGTTTGGTATTCACGCACCACACTCTCTGGTCAACCGTCAGAACAATGATGCTGTTCGAGCACAGCTGCAAGAAGCAGTGCTGCGCTCACTCAACAGTGTGCTCGCTGAGCCCATCGAAGACGTTCTCATGCGTGATGCCAATGGTGAGTTGTGTGTTGAAACCAAGACCACCTTGGATTTGGAAGACGCATTGAACATGACAGGCGGAAACATTTTCCACGGCCTGCTCTCCTGGCCCTGGGTTGAAAACGGTGACGACCTCTCCACTCCCGCCAAGCGTTGGGGAGTCGCAACCGAGTACCCCGGTGTTCTGCTGTGTGGCTCTGGCGCCCGTCGTGGTGGCGCTGTGTCCGGCATTGGTGGTCACAACGCCGCCATGGCTGTTCTCGAAAGTAGCTAG
- a CDS encoding Lrp/AsnC family transcriptional regulator: MDNLDRRIIDQLRQNSRAAYGDIGSVIGLSASAVKRRVDRLMADGVIRGFTIHVDPSVEGLETEAYVELFCRGTVAPDELRRLLEGVPDVVDAGTVSGSADAIVHMRSHNIASLEDALEAVRNAPNVDHTRTSIVMSRLIYRE; this comes from the coding sequence ATGGACAACTTGGACCGTCGCATCATTGATCAACTGCGTCAGAACTCTCGAGCAGCCTATGGGGACATCGGAAGCGTGATTGGGCTGTCTGCTTCAGCCGTCAAACGTCGTGTCGATCGCTTGATGGCTGACGGCGTGATTCGTGGATTTACCATCCACGTGGACCCCTCAGTTGAGGGCCTGGAGACCGAGGCCTATGTGGAATTGTTCTGCCGCGGCACAGTTGCTCCAGATGAGCTTCGTCGACTCCTCGAGGGTGTTCCAGATGTTGTTGATGCTGGGACCGTCTCCGGAAGTGCCGACGCGATTGTGCACATGCGTAGTCACAATATTGCGAGCCTCGAGGATGCTTTGGAAGCAGTGCGAAACGCTCCTAACGTTGATCACACGAGAACTTCTATCGTGATGTCACGACTCATTTATCGCGAATAG
- a CDS encoding MurT ligase domain-containing protein yields the protein MNTPLRTRLAISAGKLAAATSRLAGRGEGMIIGGKVSLKLSPHALEHLSQGRVAALVSATNGKTSTTRLLATALSQRGPVASPTTGANMTEGAVWALATGAPGAQAVLEVDEAYLPRIVAETQPKVVLLGNLSRDQLDRMSEVAMLARKWRKMIEQNPEVLIIANADDPMIVFAAEKAKNIVWVAAGQAWTADSSVCPECGTLLTRDENSWNCSGCGRRRPTPDWVFEWTASAGTHQATAVSPQGKKYDLSKLNLPGRFNASNATMALAACSELGVDLDKAVQLMSGVAAVSGRYAIVKSGALKVRLLLAKNPAGWSELLDIMPPAPAPVIIMINSNHADGRDPSWLWDVPFERLAGRTVVASGNRRRDLAVRLLHAGVDALVVEDPFATDADLPASVRELDVIDCAATYTAFQKIRVGALEGAVDA from the coding sequence GTGAATACGCCCCTGCGAACCCGTCTGGCGATTTCTGCAGGAAAACTTGCAGCCGCCACATCGAGGCTTGCTGGCCGCGGTGAGGGAATGATTATTGGCGGCAAAGTTTCCCTCAAACTTTCTCCGCATGCTCTTGAACATCTTTCGCAGGGACGTGTTGCTGCTCTTGTTTCAGCAACAAATGGAAAGACCTCCACAACACGATTACTCGCCACCGCGCTGAGCCAAAGGGGACCGGTCGCTTCGCCCACCACTGGCGCGAATATGACAGAGGGTGCCGTATGGGCGCTGGCAACCGGTGCACCAGGAGCTCAGGCTGTGCTCGAAGTTGATGAAGCCTATCTGCCACGCATCGTGGCAGAGACACAACCGAAGGTTGTGCTCCTTGGTAACCTCAGCCGTGACCAGCTGGATCGCATGAGTGAAGTGGCCATGTTGGCACGCAAGTGGCGCAAGATGATTGAGCAGAACCCTGAGGTTCTGATCATCGCAAACGCGGATGATCCCATGATTGTTTTTGCAGCAGAAAAGGCCAAGAACATTGTGTGGGTTGCAGCGGGTCAGGCCTGGACAGCAGATTCTTCTGTCTGTCCCGAGTGTGGAACGTTGCTCACTCGTGACGAGAACTCATGGAACTGTTCAGGCTGTGGACGCAGGCGCCCAACACCCGACTGGGTTTTTGAGTGGACCGCCTCTGCGGGGACGCACCAAGCAACGGCGGTCTCACCGCAGGGCAAGAAATATGACCTATCCAAACTGAATTTGCCTGGACGCTTTAATGCGTCCAATGCAACGATGGCCTTAGCTGCCTGTAGTGAGTTGGGGGTTGACCTCGACAAAGCCGTCCAGCTCATGTCGGGCGTGGCTGCAGTATCAGGCCGCTATGCAATCGTGAAATCTGGTGCACTCAAAGTCCGCTTGTTATTGGCAAAGAACCCCGCTGGGTGGAGTGAACTTCTCGACATCATGCCCCCGGCACCAGCACCTGTGATCATCATGATTAATTCCAATCACGCCGACGGGCGTGATCCTTCCTGGTTGTGGGATGTGCCGTTTGAACGTTTAGCCGGGCGAACTGTTGTTGCGTCGGGTAATCGTCGACGTGATCTTGCTGTTCGACTTTTGCACGCCGGAGTTGATGCCCTGGTTGTGGAAGATCCTTTTGCCACGGATGCTGACCTGCCTGCCTCTGTTCGAGAGCTAGATGTCATTGATTGTGCAGCAACCTATACGGCCTTCCAAAAGATTCGTGTGGGCGCACTCGAAGGTGCGGTGGATGCATGA
- a CDS encoding type 1 glutamine amidotransferase has product MSKTVKIASIFPTLLGTYGDGGNVAALKHIAGLHEIAVEILEISPGQTVPHDADIYVLGGGEDTAQSAAAAALHSSGALAEGVKNGASIFAICAGYQILGHTFLDAEGKPSQGLGLLDVTTDRLEKRAVGEMIAIPSEFAPVGLTQAFTGYENHGGHTHLGSDVRPLATVSHGIGNGDGTEGAINGRVIGTYFHGPCLVRNPLMAEQLLSWAVDRPLEHIVEPEVEALRQERFDFVTKT; this is encoded by the coding sequence ATGAGCAAGACAGTAAAGATTGCTTCGATCTTTCCCACTTTGTTGGGAACCTATGGTGATGGTGGCAATGTGGCTGCACTCAAACACATTGCCGGCTTACATGAGATTGCTGTCGAGATTCTCGAAATTTCTCCCGGACAAACAGTTCCGCACGACGCGGACATCTATGTACTCGGTGGTGGTGAAGATACCGCGCAGTCCGCTGCCGCAGCTGCGCTGCACAGCAGCGGAGCGCTCGCCGAGGGTGTGAAGAACGGGGCTTCAATTTTTGCTATTTGCGCCGGATACCAAATCTTGGGCCACACTTTTCTCGATGCAGAAGGCAAACCCTCGCAGGGCTTAGGTCTGCTTGATGTCACCACGGATCGTTTAGAGAAGCGTGCTGTCGGAGAAATGATTGCCATCCCCAGTGAGTTCGCTCCAGTGGGACTTACCCAAGCCTTTACTGGGTACGAAAACCATGGCGGTCATACCCACTTGGGTTCTGATGTTCGCCCGCTGGCAACTGTCTCGCATGGTATCGGCAACGGCGATGGCACTGAAGGCGCCATCAATGGCAGAGTCATTGGCACCTATTTCCACGGACCCTGTTTAGTGCGCAATCCGCTCATGGCGGAGCAACTCTTGAGCTGGGCAGTTGATCGTCCACTGGAACACATCGTGGAGCCGGAAGTCGAAGCACTTCGCCAAGAACGATTCGATTTTGTCACCAAGACGTAG